The following proteins are co-located in the Carassius auratus strain Wakin unplaced genomic scaffold, ASM336829v1 scaf_tig00214714_1_2670353, whole genome shotgun sequence genome:
- the LOC113092668 gene encoding TBC1 domain family member 24-like isoform X2, whose amino-acid sequence MAADCGMFVDWSQMGDVSRDADPGKIEYKDLKELKQHARSGQWAKNHSQRSAVYRQLLKVLPCRTVTPDAAVYRDIVGSANSKRISSTPQLPEFVDGVAVPCYSLKPESVGSVHAVLSCIAGQFPDISYCPSLPAVTALLLHWSADEAQCFESVSRMLACNEPGRRLLDQTFLAYQSASMTFGDLVHKYCPAAHKLMVATATDVLEVYSDWQRWVLGDLPFSFAARVMDVYLVEGYKVLYRVALAILKFYRKQRSAATSSALTKQDSAAIRSDIQAFVQNIGKSVTPDKLLEKAFSIRLFSRKEITLLQLANEKSLQQKGITVKQKRQNVQLAVNADNFSSEIVSAKEIRDIWSWIPERFALCQPQLLFTTSTHGCSLNRFYSHCEGYEPTLMLIRTTDGEVCGAFLSTDWEERKRGGNKSSFFGTGECFVFRMKPEMERYEWVVIKHPELVNTAQSADDEQNCANNNDDAAQSLEEPTADASQLSPFLSTRHFNLNSTNTSMFMAGNADSIIIGGGEGNALYIDSELNHGRTERCLTFDNPPLCAESFQVALLEVWGFRDAMAS is encoded by the exons atggcTGCTGATTGTGGCATGTTCGTGGACTGGTCTCAGATGGGCGATGTGAGTCGCGACGCGGATCCCGGTAAGATCGAATATAAAGACTTAAAGGAGCTGAAGCAGCACGCCCGCTCGGGTCAGTGGGCCAAAAATCACAGCCAGCGCTCGGCCGTTTACCGGCAGCTGCTCAAAGTGCTCCCGTGTCGCACCGTCACGCCGGACGCCGCGGTCTACCGCGACATCGTAGGCAGTGCTAACAGCAAGCGCATCTCATCCACTCCCCAGCTGCCTGAGTTCGTGGACGGGGTGGCAGTGCCATGCTACAGTCTAAAGCCCGAATCTGTGGGGTCGGTGCATGCTGTTCTTTCCTGCATCGCAGGGCAGTTCCCGGATATCTCGTATTGCCCGTCTTTACCGGCGGTGACCGCGCTGCTGCTGCACTGGAGCGCCGATGAAGCGCAGTGCTTCGAGAGCGTCAGCCGCATGCTGGCCTGCAACGAACCCGGGCGCCGTTTATTAGATCAGACTTTCCTTGCATATCAATCGGCCAGCATGACCTTCGGCGACCTCGTGCATAAATACTGCCCGGCCGCGCATAAGCTGATGGTGGCCACCGCGACAGACGTCCTGGAGGTTTACTCCGACTGGCAGCGATGGGTTCTGGGCGACCTTCCGTTTAGCTTCGCTGCGCGTGTGATGGACGTCTATTTGGTGGAGGGGTACAAGGTCCTTTACCGCGTGGCGCTGGCGATACTGAAGTTCTACCGCAAGCAGCGCAGCGCTGCAACAAGCTCGGCTTTAACCAAACAGGACTCGGCGGCGATCAGGAGCGATATCCAGGCGTTCGTGCAGAACATCGGGAAAAGTGTGACTCCGGACAAGCTGCTGGAAAAGGCCTTTTCCATCCGTCTGTTCAGCCGGAAAGAGATCACGCTGCTGCAGCTGGCCAATGAGAAATCACTCCAGCAGAAAGGCATCACCGTCAAACAGAAGAG ACAAAATGTGCAGTTAGCAGTGAACGCTGATAATTTCAGCTCGGAGATCGTCAGCGCGAAAGAGATCAGAGATATCTGGTCCTGGATCCCGGAGCGTTTCGCTTTATGTCAACCGCAGCTGCTCTTCACCACATCCACACACGGATGCAGCCtcaacag GTTTTATTCTCATTGTGAGGGATACGAGCCGACACTGATGCTCATCAGGACTACAGACGGAGAG GTGTGTGGAGCCTTCCTGTCCACTGATTGGGAGGAGCGGAAGAGGGGCGGGAACAAGTCCAGCTTCTTTGGCACCGGAGAGTGTTTCGTCTTCAGA ATGAAGCCGGAGATGGAGCGTTATGAGTGGGTGGTTATCAAACACCCGGAGCTGGTGAACACGGCTCAGTCCGCAGACGATGAACAGAACTGTGCTAATAACAACGATGATGCAGCTCAGTCTCTAGAGGAGCCCACAGCAGACGCGTCTCAGCTGTCACCCTTCCTCTCCACACGACACTTCAACCTCAACTCAACCAACACCTCCATGTTCATGGCGGGAAACGCCGACTCCATCATTATCG GAGGAGGTGAAGGGAACGCTCTGTACATCGACTCGGAGCTGAACCACGGCCGAACCGAGCGCTGCCTGACCTTCGACAACCCACCGCTGTGTGCCGAGAGCTTCCAGGTCGCTCTTCTGGAGGTGTGGGGCTTCAGAGATGCCATGGCTTCATAA
- the LOC113092668 gene encoding TBC1 domain family member 24-like isoform X1, which translates to MAADCGMFVDWSQMGDVSRDADPGKIEYKDLKELKQHARSGQWAKNHSQRSAVYRQLLKVLPCRTVTPDAAVYRDIVGSANSKRISSTPQLPEFVDGVAVPCYSLKPESVGSVHAVLSCIAGQFPDISYCPSLPAVTALLLHWSADEAQCFESVSRMLACNEPGRRLLDQTFLAYQSASMTFGDLVHKYCPAAHKLMVATATDVLEVYSDWQRWVLGDLPFSFAARVMDVYLVEGYKVLYRVALAILKFYRKQRSAATSSALTKQDSAAIRSDIQAFVQNIGKSVTPDKLLEKAFSIRLFSRKEITLLQLANEKSLQQKGITVKQKSSIKRQNVQLAVNADNFSSEIVSAKEIRDIWSWIPERFALCQPQLLFTTSTHGCSLNRFYSHCEGYEPTLMLIRTTDGEVCGAFLSTDWEERKRGGNKSSFFGTGECFVFRMKPEMERYEWVVIKHPELVNTAQSADDEQNCANNNDDAAQSLEEPTADASQLSPFLSTRHFNLNSTNTSMFMAGNADSIIIGGGEGNALYIDSELNHGRTERCLTFDNPPLCAESFQVALLEVWGFRDAMAS; encoded by the exons atggcTGCTGATTGTGGCATGTTCGTGGACTGGTCTCAGATGGGCGATGTGAGTCGCGACGCGGATCCCGGTAAGATCGAATATAAAGACTTAAAGGAGCTGAAGCAGCACGCCCGCTCGGGTCAGTGGGCCAAAAATCACAGCCAGCGCTCGGCCGTTTACCGGCAGCTGCTCAAAGTGCTCCCGTGTCGCACCGTCACGCCGGACGCCGCGGTCTACCGCGACATCGTAGGCAGTGCTAACAGCAAGCGCATCTCATCCACTCCCCAGCTGCCTGAGTTCGTGGACGGGGTGGCAGTGCCATGCTACAGTCTAAAGCCCGAATCTGTGGGGTCGGTGCATGCTGTTCTTTCCTGCATCGCAGGGCAGTTCCCGGATATCTCGTATTGCCCGTCTTTACCGGCGGTGACCGCGCTGCTGCTGCACTGGAGCGCCGATGAAGCGCAGTGCTTCGAGAGCGTCAGCCGCATGCTGGCCTGCAACGAACCCGGGCGCCGTTTATTAGATCAGACTTTCCTTGCATATCAATCGGCCAGCATGACCTTCGGCGACCTCGTGCATAAATACTGCCCGGCCGCGCATAAGCTGATGGTGGCCACCGCGACAGACGTCCTGGAGGTTTACTCCGACTGGCAGCGATGGGTTCTGGGCGACCTTCCGTTTAGCTTCGCTGCGCGTGTGATGGACGTCTATTTGGTGGAGGGGTACAAGGTCCTTTACCGCGTGGCGCTGGCGATACTGAAGTTCTACCGCAAGCAGCGCAGCGCTGCAACAAGCTCGGCTTTAACCAAACAGGACTCGGCGGCGATCAGGAGCGATATCCAGGCGTTCGTGCAGAACATCGGGAAAAGTGTGACTCCGGACAAGCTGCTGGAAAAGGCCTTTTCCATCCGTCTGTTCAGCCGGAAAGAGATCACGCTGCTGCAGCTGGCCAATGAGAAATCACTCCAGCAGAAAGGCATCACCGTCAAACAGAAGAG TTCTATCAAAAG ACAAAATGTGCAGTTAGCAGTGAACGCTGATAATTTCAGCTCGGAGATCGTCAGCGCGAAAGAGATCAGAGATATCTGGTCCTGGATCCCGGAGCGTTTCGCTTTATGTCAACCGCAGCTGCTCTTCACCACATCCACACACGGATGCAGCCtcaacag GTTTTATTCTCATTGTGAGGGATACGAGCCGACACTGATGCTCATCAGGACTACAGACGGAGAG GTGTGTGGAGCCTTCCTGTCCACTGATTGGGAGGAGCGGAAGAGGGGCGGGAACAAGTCCAGCTTCTTTGGCACCGGAGAGTGTTTCGTCTTCAGA ATGAAGCCGGAGATGGAGCGTTATGAGTGGGTGGTTATCAAACACCCGGAGCTGGTGAACACGGCTCAGTCCGCAGACGATGAACAGAACTGTGCTAATAACAACGATGATGCAGCTCAGTCTCTAGAGGAGCCCACAGCAGACGCGTCTCAGCTGTCACCCTTCCTCTCCACACGACACTTCAACCTCAACTCAACCAACACCTCCATGTTCATGGCGGGAAACGCCGACTCCATCATTATCG GAGGAGGTGAAGGGAACGCTCTGTACATCGACTCGGAGCTGAACCACGGCCGAACCGAGCGCTGCCTGACCTTCGACAACCCACCGCTGTGTGCCGAGAGCTTCCAGGTCGCTCTTCTGGAGGTGTGGGGCTTCAGAGATGCCATGGCTTCATAA